From the genome of Streptomyces sp. JH34:
TAATGGCCAGGTGGGCGGAGTTCCCGCCGCAGCCGGACGTCCCAGGCGGCCGGCCCGAGAGGTGAGCGAGGAAGAACGCGCGTGGCACGTCGAGGACCCGCCAGGGGCGCGGGTGACCGCAAGCGGTCCGAGCGCCGTCCGGAGCCCGTCACGGCGACGGTGGACGGCGGCGTCGCGGAGCTGGTGCCCGACCGTGAACGCCCGCGCGCCTGGACCCTGCTGCTGGACGGCGCCCCGCAGTCCCACGTGGACCTGGACGACCCTTCCCACCTCTCGTTCGAGTACCAGCGCAGACTCGGCCACGTCATCGATCTCGCCGCGCCGCCCGGCCGTCCCGTCCAGGCGGTCCACCTCGGCGGCGGAGCCTTCACGCTCGCCCGGTACGTCGCCGCGAGCCGCCCCCGCTCGACCCAGCAGGTCGTGGAGATCGACGCGCCCCTCGTCCAACTGGTGCGCCGGGAGCTGCCCCTGGACCCGCAGGCCCGGATACGGGTCCGCTCGGCGGACGCACGCGCAGGGCTCGGCAGGATCCAGGACGGCTGGGCTGACCTCGTCATCGCCGACGTGTTCGGCGGCGCCCGCACCCCCGCGCACCTCACCTCCGTCGAATTCCTCGCCGAGGTACGCCGGGTGCTGAAGCCAGGCGGCCAGTACGCCGCCAACCTCGCCGACGGCCCGCCGCTCTCCCACCTGCGCGGACAGGTCGCCACCGCCGCCTCCCTCTTCCCCGAGCTGGCCCTGGCCGCCGATCCGGCCGTCTGGCGCGGCCGGCGCTTCGGCAACGCGGTCCTGGTCGCCTCGGACCTGCCGATCGCGGTCGCCGAACTGACCAGGCGGGTCGCGAGCGACCCGCACCCCGGCCGCGTCGAACAGGGCCGTGTGCTGGCCGACTTCACGGGTGGTGCCGCCGTCGTCACCGACGCGGCGGCCAAGGCGTCCCCGGCCCCGCCGCCGGACGCCTTCGACTGAACCGGATCCGCGTGACCGTGGAGGACGGCGGGTGACAGCCGCCGGCCGGCACGGTCACTGGTCGACGACCTCGACCGTCGGCGGATGCCCGTTCCAGGTGCAGAAGACGGAGACCGTCGCGCCCGCCCCGTCGCTGAAGTCCACCCGGATCCACTCCGGGTTCGTCCACACCTGCATCGACCACCCCGGCTCGGGTGTCGCCGAGACCAGCTTCGCCGAGTCGTCCGCCAGCTCCAGGACGACCCTGCCGCCGCGCGTCGGATAGCTCTTCACATCGCCCGCGTCCGCCGGGGGCGACGAGGACTTCGCGGGGCCCGGGCTCCGGTCCGACGGCCGGGAGGACGGCCGGCGGGAGGGTGTGGCCGAAGGGGTGGGCGTGGCGCGGGAGGCCGTCGGGCTCGGCGAGGTCGACGGCAGGGCGCGGTGCGTCGAGGACGACACCGGCTCCTCCGACACCTGACCGCCCCCGGCTCCCACCGAGATCGGAACGGCGCGGGGCGGGTCGTACACGGTTCCGGACATGACCGTGTGCACGCCCCACCACGACAGGGTGACCGCCGCACCCGTGGCGAGCGACCACGCGATCGCGTGTACGAGTCCTCGTCGCATCGGGCACATCCTGCACCACCCGCACGGGCCCCGTCCTGGAGGGGACCCCGTTACTCCGGATGGGCTACGGTGCGGCGCATGCCTAGTGTGCTCGTGGTCGAGGACGACCAGTTCGTACGTTCCGCCCTCATCCGGCACCTGACAGAGGCCTCGCACACGGTGCGCAGCGTCGGCACCGCCCTCGAAGCGCTGCGCGAGGTCGCGCACTTCCGCTTCGACGTCGTCGTACTCGACCTCGGACTTCCCGACCTCGACGGCGCCGAGGCACTGAAGATGCTGCGCTCCATCACCGACGTACCCGTGATCATCGCGACCGCGCGGGACGACGAGGCCGAGATAGTCAGGCTCCTCAACGACGGTGCCGACGACTACCTGACCAAACCGTTCTCGGTGGAGCACCTCTCCGCCCGCATGGCGGCCGTCCTGCGCCGCACCCGCGGCGCCGGCGGGCAGGCACCGCCCCCGCGCGTCCTCCAGGTCGGCGGGCTCTCCATCGACCCGCTGCGCCGCCAGGCCGAACTGGACGGCAGGGCCCTGGACCTGACCCGCCGCGAGTTCGACCTGCTGGCCTTCCTCGCGGGCCGCCCCGGGGTCGTCGTCCCCCGCCGCGAACTTCTCGCCGAGGTCTGGAAGCAGTCGTACGGGGACGACCAGACCATCGACGTCCACCTCTCCTGGCTGCGCCGGAAGCTGGGCGAGACGGCTGCCCGGCCGCGCTATCTGCACACGCTGCGCGGAGTCGGCGTCAAGCTCGAACCACCGGCCGCAGCAGGACCCGGCGCATGAGATGGGCCCTGGTCAAGGTCTGCCTGGCCGTCACCGCCATGGTGGTCATCGCGTTCGCGGTGCCGCTCGGGCTCGTGATCAAGGAGATGGCCCGCGACCGTGCCTTCTCCGACGCCGAGCGGCAGGCCGCCACCATCGGCCCCACCCTCACCATCACCACCGACCGCGAGGAGCTGACCCGCGCCGTCCTGTCCACCGAGCCGGGCGGCCGGGGGCGCCTCGCGGTCCACGTCCCCGCCGGGACGGGCAGTCCCCGGCTGGAGATCGGCACCAGCCGCGTCACCCGCGAGGACCTGGAGACCGTCGGCACGTCCGGGCGCGCCTCCATCGCGGACGTACCCGGCGGCTCCGCGCTGCTCCAGCCCACCGCCCTGGGCTCGGGAGGCATCGCCGTCGTGGAGGTCTTCGTGGCCGGGGACGACGTCTCGAACGGCGTCGGCGCCGCCTGGCTGGTGCTCGCCGGGGTCGGCATCGCGCTGATCGTCGGCTCGGTGGCCGTGGCCGACCGGCTCGGCGTACGGATGGTGGAGCCCGCCCAGCGTCTGGCCGGCGCCGCCCAGGACCTGGGGGAGGGGCGGTTGGGGACCAGGGTCCCCGAGGACGGGCCCACCGAACTCCGCTCCGCGGCGGTCGCGTTCAACTCCATGGCCGACCAGGTCGTCCAGCTCCTGGCCAACGAACGTGAACTGGCGGCCGACCTCTCCCACCGGCTCCGCACCCCGCTGACGGTGCTCCGCCTCAACGCCGCCTCCCTGGGTGAGGGCCCGGCCGCGGAGCAGACCAGGGCGGCCGTCGAACAGCTGGAGCACGAGGTCGACACGATCATCCGTACGGCGCGTGAGCAGCGTCCGCAGACCCAGGGCGGGCAACCGGGCGCAGGTGCCGGGTGCGACGCGTCCGAGGTCATCCGGGAACGCATGGGCTTCTGGTCGGCGCTCGCCGAGGACGAGGGGCGCACGGTACGGCTGGCAGGCGTGGACCGCACGGTGCGGATACCCGTCGCGCGGCCCGAACTGGCCGCGGCTCTGGACGCCTTGCTCGGAAACGTGTTCCGGCACACCCCCGAGGGCACCGCTTTCGCCGTCGACGTGCACCACAGCGGCGACGCCGTGCTCGTGCTCGTGTCGGACGCCGGCCCCGGCATACCCGATCCGGAGTCCGCCCTCGCCCGGGGTGCCAGCGGACGGGACGGAGCGCGGGGCGGGGTGGGATCGACCGGCCTGGGGCTCGACATCGTCCGCCGGGTCGCCGAGTCCACCGGTGGTGACCTGCGGATCGGGCGGTCGGTGCTCGGCGGCACGGAGGTGCGCATCTGGATAGGGCTCGACGGCGGCCCGGCCGAGCGGGCACGCCGGGGGCACCGCATCGGCCGGCGAGGCGGAAGGCGGGGGCCGCGGGGAGTGAGAGGGCGGAACGCCGAACTCCGTGGCACCCCGGATCCGCGGGGGAAGAGCTGACGGGGTGTCGTCCTCTCCCGCCCGGTCTTAACCCGTGCCGATGCCCTCCTTAAGCGAACCCTAAGAACAGCGGCCCGCTTCCCATGAGTGCCTTTTGCCCGGTTCGCGGCGGCTAGCGTTCAGGCGCAATCACCCCCCGGCAGCACGAAGGCAGGCACGCGATGGGCACCAGCACGCACCGCCGCACGGCGAGTACCCGCACGAAGGCGGTCGGCGCGCTCGTCGCCGCGGCGGTCGTGGGCGGCACGGTCCTCGCCCTCACCGGCACGGCGCAGGCGGCGGCCGTCGGCGCCACGTACACGAGGGCCAGCGGCTGGACCGGCGGCTACACCGGGCAGTACGTCGTCTCGAACGACACCGGGACCGTGCAGTCCGGGTGGACGCTCGAATTCGACCTGCCCGCCGGCACGAAGATCGACTCCCTCTGGAACGGCGAGCACACCGTCAGCGGCAACCACGTGACGGTGAGGCCCGCGGACTGGAACAAGGACATCGCCCCGGGCGCGTCCGTGACCGTCGGCTTCGTCGCGGCCTCCAGCGGGACCGCCGCCGACCCGCGGGGCTGCCTCATCAACGACGCGGCCTGTTCCGCGGACGGCGGCACCGCGCCCGAACCGAGCGGGCGCCCGACCGTGACCCCGACGTCCGGGCCGGCCCCGGCACCCACGGAGACCGCCACCACGGAGCCGACGCCCGAGCCGTCCGACCCGCCGGAGTCGCCCGGCGGCACGGCCGGAGGGGCCGGATTCGCCCCGTACGTCGACACGTCCCTCCACCCCGCCTACGACCTGCTGGACACCGTCTCGAAGACGGGCGTCAAGGAGTTCAACCTGGCGTTCATCACCTCGGGTGGCGGCTGTGCCCCGCTGTGGGGCGGGGTGACGGGACTCGGCGACGACAAGGTGGCCGCCCAGATCGCCGCCCTGCGAGCCGAGGGCGGTGACGTGCGGGTCTCCTTCGGCGGGGCAGCGGGTGCCGAACTGGCGCTGCACTGCTCCTCCGCCGCCGAGCTCGCCACGGCGTACGGCAAGGTGATCGACACCTACGGGCTGACCAAGGTCGACTTCGACATCGAGGGCGGGGCGCTGCCCGACGCCGCGGCCAACTCCCGCCGCGCGCAGGCCATCACGCAGCTCCAGAAGGCACACCCCGGACTGGACGTGTCCTTCACGCTGCCGGTGATGCCCGAGGGCCTGACCCAGCCCGGTGTGGATCTGATCGCGGACGCGAAGAAGAACGGCGTGACGATCGGCGCGGTCAACATCATGGCGATGGACTACGGGGCGTCGTACAGCGGGGACATGGGCGACTACGCGGCCCAGGCCGCCACCGCCACGCAGGCCCAGATCAAGGGTGTGCTCGGGCTCTCGGACGCGGCGGCCTGGAAGGCGGTCGCGGTGACCCCGATGATCGGCGTGAACGACGTCGCCACCGAGATCTTCACCGTCGAGGACGCCACGCAGCTGGTGAAGTTCGCACAGGAGAAGGGCATCGGCAGGCTTGCGATGTGGTCGGGCACGCGGGACGCGCAGTGCGCGGGCGGCACGAAGCCGACCGCGGACGCGACGTGCAGCTCGATCCTCCAGGAACCGCTGGCCTTCACCAAGGCGTTCGGCGCCTTCGGGTAGTCCGGCGCACCTTTCGACCACCACCTCCGCGCGCCCCGGCCGGCCCCCCACACCCCCCACATCCGGCCGGGGCGCGCGCCCCTTCGCGCAGCCCGGCGCGCGGAGGGGCCTTGGTGTGTCCGCCCTGTCCCACCCGTACGCGATGAGGCGGAAGCGCCCCGCCCTCGTGGGTCATGGAGCGGAACCCCTGCGCCCGGGGGTGGAGTTCGGGGAAAGAACACGGAAACGCCCCGTGACCCCCCTGTGCACCCCCGCGACGCCCCGGCCCGTTCATCTTCCGGCGGGCGTTCCCGTGCGGACGGGGCCGTCGGCACCGGGTCCGACGGGCGTGCGGAAATCCGCGCCACACACCGGCCTTCTCCTGCTCCGCACGGGTTCAATCCCTCCCAACAGCCGCTTGACCTGCGGTAATTCGGATACGTTCGCGCGTGGCATGCAGGGCGCGACAGCAAAGGCAAGCCCTCGGTCGGACACGTTCCCGTGACTTGCAGGACACGCTCGGGCAACGGAAGCGTCTTCAACTCTTGACACCCACCCCCTTGAGGCAGCAACCTTCCGGCATCAGCGCATGGGAGCGCTCCCATATCGAACGAGGTTTTTCGCTCGTACGGGGACGGCACCGCCCATGTCCTCTCCGTACCACCGGCACCCGCAGCACCAGCGCGTATGCCGAGCAGATCGAACGCCAGTCCCACCCTGGAACAAGGAGTAGTGGAATGCGCATCACCCGCACCGTCGCAGGTCGAAGCCGCAGAACCGCCGTCATGGCCACCACGGGCCTCACGGCCGCCGCCCTGATGCTGACCGGCTGCAGCGACTCGGGGTCGGACTCCGACGAGGCCGACGCGAACGGCAACATCACCCTGACCGTGGCCGACTTCGGACAGTTCGGCTACAAGGAGGCGGGGCTCTTCGAGAAGTACCACGAGCTCCACCCGAACATCACGGTCAAGGAAAACGTCACGGCCGACGAGAAGGTCTACTACCCCAAGTTCCTCCAGCAGCTCAACACGGGCAGCGGTCTGGCCGATGTGCAGGGCATCGAGGTCGGCCGGGTGAAGGAGCTCGTCGACACCAAGGCGGACGCCTTCGCCGACCTCTCCAAGGTGGTCGACCCCGACCAGTGGGTGAACTGGAAGGCGCTGCAGGCGAGCACCGACGAGGGCAAGGTCATCGGTGCCGGCACCGACATCGGCCCCATGTCGATCTGTTACCGCCGCGACCTCTTCGAGAAGGCCGGGCTGCCCGCCGACCGCACCGAGGTCGCCGCGAAGCTCGCCGGCGGCTGGGAGGACTACCTCGCGCTCGGTGAGGAGTACAAGAAGAAGGCCCCCGCGGGCTCGTTCTTCATGGACTCGGCCAGCG
Proteins encoded in this window:
- a CDS encoding response regulator transcription factor; translation: MPSVLVVEDDQFVRSALIRHLTEASHTVRSVGTALEALREVAHFRFDVVVLDLGLPDLDGAEALKMLRSITDVPVIIATARDDEAEIVRLLNDGADDYLTKPFSVEHLSARMAAVLRRTRGAGGQAPPPRVLQVGGLSIDPLRRQAELDGRALDLTRREFDLLAFLAGRPGVVVPRRELLAEVWKQSYGDDQTIDVHLSWLRRKLGETAARPRYLHTLRGVGVKLEPPAAAGPGA
- a CDS encoding fused MFS/spermidine synthase, whose translation is MARRGPARGAGDRKRSERRPEPVTATVDGGVAELVPDRERPRAWTLLLDGAPQSHVDLDDPSHLSFEYQRRLGHVIDLAAPPGRPVQAVHLGGGAFTLARYVAASRPRSTQQVVEIDAPLVQLVRRELPLDPQARIRVRSADARAGLGRIQDGWADLVIADVFGGARTPAHLTSVEFLAEVRRVLKPGGQYAANLADGPPLSHLRGQVATAASLFPELALAADPAVWRGRRFGNAVLVASDLPIAVAELTRRVASDPHPGRVEQGRVLADFTGGAAVVTDAAAKASPAPPPDAFD
- a CDS encoding cellulose binding domain-containing protein produces the protein MGTSTHRRTASTRTKAVGALVAAAVVGGTVLALTGTAQAAAVGATYTRASGWTGGYTGQYVVSNDTGTVQSGWTLEFDLPAGTKIDSLWNGEHTVSGNHVTVRPADWNKDIAPGASVTVGFVAASSGTAADPRGCLINDAACSADGGTAPEPSGRPTVTPTSGPAPAPTETATTEPTPEPSDPPESPGGTAGGAGFAPYVDTSLHPAYDLLDTVSKTGVKEFNLAFITSGGGCAPLWGGVTGLGDDKVAAQIAALRAEGGDVRVSFGGAAGAELALHCSSAAELATAYGKVIDTYGLTKVDFDIEGGALPDAAANSRRAQAITQLQKAHPGLDVSFTLPVMPEGLTQPGVDLIADAKKNGVTIGAVNIMAMDYGASYSGDMGDYAAQAATATQAQIKGVLGLSDAAAWKAVAVTPMIGVNDVATEIFTVEDATQLVKFAQEKGIGRLAMWSGTRDAQCAGGTKPTADATCSSILQEPLAFTKAFGAFG
- a CDS encoding HAMP domain-containing sensor histidine kinase, giving the protein MRWALVKVCLAVTAMVVIAFAVPLGLVIKEMARDRAFSDAERQAATIGPTLTITTDREELTRAVLSTEPGGRGRLAVHVPAGTGSPRLEIGTSRVTREDLETVGTSGRASIADVPGGSALLQPTALGSGGIAVVEVFVAGDDVSNGVGAAWLVLAGVGIALIVGSVAVADRLGVRMVEPAQRLAGAAQDLGEGRLGTRVPEDGPTELRSAAVAFNSMADQVVQLLANERELAADLSHRLRTPLTVLRLNAASLGEGPAAEQTRAAVEQLEHEVDTIIRTAREQRPQTQGGQPGAGAGCDASEVIRERMGFWSALAEDEGRTVRLAGVDRTVRIPVARPELAAALDALLGNVFRHTPEGTAFAVDVHHSGDAVLVLVSDAGPGIPDPESALARGASGRDGARGGVGSTGLGLDIVRRVAESTGGDLRIGRSVLGGTEVRIWIGLDGGPAERARRGHRIGRRGGRRGPRGVRGRNAELRGTPDPRGKS